One genomic region from Haloprofundus salinisoli encodes:
- a CDS encoding phenylalanine--tRNA ligase subunit alpha encodes MRLPESQVAVLEAASTDAKTVGELADETGLKPETVTRAVFDLRDDGLVAVEERTETTTTLTEEGEQYVEAGLPEVRLYRAAVDAGGTDGAVPMGRVIGASGLGGPEVDIALSNFARKGYGRIDSGELVVDPDADPDADAEVTALAALAAGESVDDEQVLDELDRRGLVDRDESTVRSVSLTDDGVTAMMEGVEVAETVDRLTPELLTSGEWRDVEFTEYNVEADAPEERGGKVHVLRQTAERVKDTLVGMGFQEMEGPHADSEFWINDCLFMPQDHPARTHWDQFALDVPPMKEIPEGLLERVESAHREGVGDDGDGYHSPWTEDVAREVDLRGHTTSLSMRYLSGDAEGELEPPQRYFSVEKVYRNDTLDATHLLEFFQIEGWVMAEELSVRDLMGTFEEFYRQFGITDVQFKPHYNPYTEPSFELFGRHPTTGELIEIGNSGMFRPEVLEPLGVDCDVMAWGLALERLAMLVTGAEDIRDLHGTLADLDFLRNAEVIR; translated from the coding sequence ATGCGACTCCCGGAATCACAGGTCGCGGTGTTGGAAGCCGCGAGCACGGACGCAAAGACGGTCGGCGAACTCGCCGACGAGACAGGATTGAAACCCGAGACGGTGACGCGGGCGGTCTTCGACCTGCGCGACGACGGCCTCGTCGCCGTCGAGGAGCGGACCGAGACGACGACGACGCTCACCGAGGAAGGTGAACAGTACGTCGAGGCGGGGCTGCCCGAGGTTCGCCTCTACCGCGCCGCCGTCGACGCGGGCGGTACCGACGGCGCGGTCCCGATGGGCCGGGTCATCGGCGCGTCGGGCCTCGGGGGTCCCGAGGTCGACATCGCGCTGTCGAACTTCGCGCGGAAGGGCTACGGCCGCATCGACAGCGGCGAGTTGGTCGTCGACCCCGACGCCGACCCCGACGCCGACGCGGAGGTGACGGCGCTGGCGGCGCTCGCCGCGGGCGAGAGCGTCGACGACGAACAGGTGCTCGACGAACTCGACCGCCGCGGCCTCGTCGACCGAGACGAGTCGACGGTTCGCTCCGTCTCGCTCACCGACGACGGCGTGACCGCGATGATGGAGGGCGTCGAAGTCGCGGAGACGGTCGACCGCCTCACACCCGAACTGCTCACGTCCGGCGAGTGGCGCGACGTGGAGTTCACCGAGTACAACGTCGAGGCCGACGCGCCCGAGGAGCGCGGCGGGAAGGTCCACGTCCTTCGGCAGACCGCCGAGAGGGTGAAGGATACGCTCGTCGGCATGGGCTTTCAGGAGATGGAGGGACCGCACGCAGATTCGGAGTTCTGGATCAACGACTGCCTGTTCATGCCGCAGGACCACCCGGCGCGCACTCACTGGGACCAGTTCGCCCTCGACGTGCCGCCGATGAAAGAGATTCCCGAAGGCCTCCTCGAACGCGTCGAATCCGCCCACCGCGAGGGCGTCGGCGACGACGGCGACGGCTACCACTCGCCGTGGACCGAGGACGTGGCGCGCGAGGTCGACCTCCGCGGACACACCACGTCGCTGTCGATGCGCTACCTCTCGGGGGACGCCGAGGGCGAGTTGGAACCGCCGCAGCGCTACTTCTCCGTCGAGAAGGTGTACCGCAACGACACGCTCGACGCGACCCACCTGCTGGAGTTCTTCCAGATCGAGGGCTGGGTGATGGCCGAGGAGCTCTCGGTGCGCGACCTGATGGGGACGTTCGAGGAGTTCTACCGCCAGTTCGGCATCACGGATGTCCAGTTCAAACCGCACTACAACCCGTACACGGAGCCGAGCTTCGAGCTGTTCGGTCGGCACCCGACGACGGGCGAACTCATCGAAATCGGTAACTCGGGGATGTTCCGCCCCGAGGTGCTCGAACCGCTGGGCGTCGACTGCGACGTGATGGCGTGGGGCCTCGCGCTCGAACGCCTCGCGATGCTCGTCACCGGTGCCGAAGACATTCGGGACCTGCACGGAACGCTCGCCGACCTCGACTTCCTGCGGAACGCGGAGGTGATTCGCTAA
- a CDS encoding HAD family hydrolase: MDAVLFDMDGVIVDSEEFWHEIEDEVIFADVVAGEPPERDEITGMNYREIYDYLAAEYEVTVDRDEFVAIYEDAAEEIYTEKVSVMPRFDALLDTLRDRGVAVAIVSSSPQSWIAMVRERFGIDPLDLVLSAEDIDGPGKPEPVIYETAAERLNLTPEDCAVVEDSTNGARSAQRAGAHVLGYRTEINADADLSAADTVVEGPTELRKELLARTDPER, encoded by the coding sequence ATGGACGCGGTTCTGTTCGACATGGACGGAGTCATCGTCGACTCCGAGGAGTTCTGGCACGAGATCGAGGACGAGGTCATCTTCGCCGACGTCGTCGCCGGCGAGCCGCCCGAGCGCGACGAGATAACGGGGATGAACTACCGCGAGATATACGACTACCTCGCCGCCGAGTACGAGGTCACCGTCGACAGAGACGAGTTCGTCGCCATCTATGAAGACGCCGCCGAGGAGATATACACCGAGAAAGTCTCCGTGATGCCGCGGTTCGACGCGCTTCTGGACACGCTTCGTGACCGCGGCGTCGCCGTCGCCATCGTCTCCTCCTCGCCGCAGTCGTGGATAGCCATGGTCCGCGAGCGGTTCGGCATCGACCCGCTCGACCTCGTGTTGAGCGCCGAGGACATCGACGGCCCCGGCAAGCCCGAGCCGGTCATCTACGAGACCGCCGCCGAGCGACTGAACCTCACCCCCGAAGACTGCGCCGTCGTCGAGGATTCGACGAACGGCGCGCGGTCGGCCCAGCGCGCCGGGGCGCACGTCCTCGGCTACCGGACGGAGATAAACGCCGACGCCGACCTCTCGGCGGCGGACACGGTGGTCGAAGGCCCCACGGAACTCAGAAAGGAACTGCTCGCGCGAACCGACCCCGAACGCTGA
- a CDS encoding NAD(P)/FAD-dependent oxidoreductase has translation MHIVVVGGGIVGLSCAFALAERGAAVTVCESGTLGGGSTARSAGGIRTQFSTRVNVELSLSSLPVWESFEERFGVDIAHNRTGYLFLAREDDTADAFGEQVAMQNDCGAESELLSPDEVAERWPHVRSEAFVAATYSPLDGFADPYLALQGYATAAREAGVDIRTKTPVEGIERVGSGSRFRIVTGGEAAETLDVDYVVNAAGAWAGEVAAMVGLDLPVSPRRRQIAVVEPEIPVADAEPLTIDLDTGSYFRPEREGQALVGGQFDEDDADVDPDRFSESMDLDWAVTAVERAGDCADYFGPETRVVRGWAGLYAVTPDHHPIVEESAPGVVTAAGFSGHGFQHAPATGRVVAELCLAGEASHVDVSALSSSRFEAAEVIEERNVA, from the coding sequence ATGCATATCGTCGTCGTGGGTGGCGGAATCGTCGGGTTGTCCTGCGCGTTCGCGCTCGCCGAGCGCGGCGCGGCGGTCACCGTCTGCGAGTCGGGGACGCTCGGCGGCGGCAGCACCGCCCGCTCCGCCGGTGGCATCCGAACGCAGTTCTCGACGCGGGTGAACGTCGAACTCTCGCTTTCGAGTCTCCCGGTCTGGGAGTCGTTCGAGGAGCGATTCGGCGTCGACATCGCCCACAACCGGACTGGCTACCTCTTTCTCGCCCGCGAGGACGACACTGCCGACGCGTTCGGCGAGCAGGTGGCGATGCAGAACGACTGCGGCGCGGAGAGCGAACTACTCTCGCCGGACGAGGTGGCCGAGCGGTGGCCGCACGTCCGGAGCGAGGCGTTCGTCGCCGCTACCTACTCGCCTCTCGATGGCTTCGCGGATCCGTACCTCGCGCTGCAGGGGTACGCCACCGCGGCCCGAGAGGCGGGCGTCGACATCCGAACGAAGACACCGGTGGAAGGAATCGAGCGCGTCGGGTCCGGCTCCCGCTTCCGCATCGTGACGGGCGGCGAGGCAGCCGAGACTCTCGACGTCGACTACGTAGTCAACGCGGCGGGCGCGTGGGCCGGCGAGGTGGCGGCGATGGTCGGTCTCGACCTGCCCGTCTCGCCGCGGCGGCGACAGATCGCGGTCGTCGAACCCGAGATTCCGGTCGCAGACGCCGAACCGCTCACCATCGACCTCGATACGGGGTCGTACTTCCGGCCCGAGCGCGAGGGCCAAGCGCTCGTCGGCGGGCAGTTCGACGAGGACGACGCGGACGTCGACCCCGACCGCTTCTCGGAGTCGATGGACCTCGACTGGGCGGTGACGGCCGTCGAACGCGCCGGCGACTGCGCCGACTACTTCGGCCCCGAGACCCGCGTCGTCCGCGGGTGGGCCGGACTGTACGCCGTGACGCCCGACCACCATCCAATCGTCGAGGAGAGCGCGCCGGGCGTCGTCACGGCGGCGGGTTTCTCGGGCCACGGCTTTCAGCACGCCCCCGCGACGGGCCGCGTCGTCGCCGAACTCTGTCTCGCCGGCGAGGCGTCGCACGTCGACGTGTCGGCGCTGTCGTCGTCGCGGTTCGAGGCGGCCGAGGTCATCGAGGAGCGGAACGTCGCCTGA
- a CDS encoding TetR/AcrR family transcriptional regulator translates to MRGFTDAERERIEQGLVAAGRELFAQFGLGKTTIADLTDAVGIAPSTFYQFFDSKEALYLHILEGEGERLIGTLREALSDVDDAESGIRTLLDVIIRELETNPLIRALVSEDELGWLQSQFSDAEAADARAQKTALLRSFLQQWKQTGLLADEDPDIVADVLRAATFVTLYREEFDDYDRVRDALIDVVAVGVTADRG, encoded by the coding sequence GTGAGAGGCTTCACCGACGCCGAACGCGAGCGCATCGAGCAGGGGCTCGTCGCCGCCGGACGCGAACTGTTCGCGCAGTTCGGTCTCGGCAAGACGACCATCGCCGACCTCACGGACGCGGTGGGCATCGCGCCGAGCACGTTCTACCAGTTCTTCGACTCGAAGGAGGCCCTCTACCTCCATATCCTCGAAGGCGAGGGGGAGCGACTTATCGGGACGCTCCGCGAAGCGCTCTCGGACGTCGACGACGCCGAATCCGGGATTCGGACGCTGTTAGACGTAATCATACGGGAGCTGGAGACGAACCCGCTGATTCGCGCGCTCGTCAGCGAGGACGAACTGGGTTGGTTGCAGTCGCAGTTCTCCGACGCAGAGGCCGCCGACGCCCGCGCGCAGAAGACGGCGCTGCTGCGGTCGTTCCTCCAGCAGTGGAAGCAAACGGGACTGTTGGCCGATGAGGACCCGGACATCGTCGCCGACGTGCTCCGCGCGGCGACGTTCGTGACGCTGTACCGCGAGGAGTTCGACGACTACGACCGCGTCCGCGACGCGCTCATCGACGTCGTCGCCGTCGGGGTGACCGCCGACCGCGGGTAG
- a CDS encoding tryptophan--tRNA ligase produces MTRDTDPETSAQSDDERARTDGVSDEQSESEARREVPLPDGGETETAGADDVALDPWGSSTVSDYRKLFEEFGIEEFDELLDEVPNPHYLMRRGVIFGHRDYRPVAEAMREGDEFAVLSGFMPTGDPHIGHKLVFDEIIWHQKQGGDAYGLIADLEAHSARGLSWGKIDEHARDYLLSLIALGFDAEDGELYRQSDNRVLQDLAFELGSKANFSEFEAIYGFGGETSVSHMQSVVTQMADILYPQLDEPKPTVIPVGPDQDPHVRLARDLASRMRFFGVTEAYASFELDDREKTLVAACYDTLDPTDFDDHDLRCVHVAEFLDEATPEKLDALGVVVDSETVNSAKAKLDEAGMEPLRPRVRFLDRNATEEAFEALIEAVDGEKRVFEEHVDAFELSAEEAEELARQVEMENGGYGFLPPSSIYHRFMTGLTGGKMSSSIPASHISLLDDPQDGYDKVRSATTGGRETADLQRELGGEADKCPVYELYAYLLSGDDDEFAKRVYDECVGGERLCGGCKEQAAELMYEFLEDHQEKREEAEELLDALDIDLDSKRRGSGGEH; encoded by the coding sequence ATGACACGCGACACCGACCCCGAGACGAGCGCCCAATCCGACGACGAGCGCGCGCGCACCGACGGTGTTTCCGACGAACAGAGCGAGTCGGAAGCCCGTCGGGAAGTGCCGCTTCCCGACGGTGGAGAGACCGAGACCGCAGGCGCAGACGACGTGGCCCTCGACCCGTGGGGCTCCTCTACCGTCTCCGACTACCGCAAACTGTTCGAGGAGTTCGGCATCGAGGAGTTCGACGAACTGCTCGACGAGGTGCCGAACCCCCACTACCTGATGCGCCGCGGCGTCATCTTCGGCCACCGCGACTACCGGCCCGTCGCCGAGGCGATGCGCGAGGGAGACGAGTTCGCCGTTCTCTCCGGTTTCATGCCGACGGGCGACCCCCACATCGGCCACAAGCTCGTCTTCGACGAGATCATCTGGCACCAAAAGCAGGGCGGCGACGCCTACGGCCTCATCGCCGACCTCGAAGCCCACTCCGCGCGCGGCCTCTCGTGGGGCAAGATAGACGAACACGCCCGCGACTACCTGCTGTCGCTCATCGCACTCGGCTTCGACGCCGAGGACGGCGAGCTCTACCGGCAGTCGGACAACCGCGTGCTGCAGGATCTCGCCTTCGAACTCGGCTCCAAAGCCAACTTCTCCGAGTTCGAGGCCATCTACGGCTTCGGCGGCGAGACGAGCGTCTCGCACATGCAGTCGGTAGTCACGCAGATGGCCGACATCCTCTACCCCCAACTCGACGAGCCGAAGCCGACAGTCATCCCGGTCGGCCCCGACCAGGATCCCCACGTCCGCCTCGCGCGCGACCTCGCCTCTCGGATGCGCTTCTTCGGCGTCACCGAAGCGTACGCGAGCTTCGAACTCGACGACCGAGAGAAAACGCTGGTCGCCGCCTGCTACGACACCTTGGACCCCACCGACTTCGACGATCACGACCTGCGTTGCGTCCACGTCGCCGAGTTCCTCGACGAGGCGACGCCCGAGAAACTCGACGCACTCGGCGTCGTCGTCGACTCCGAGACGGTCAACTCCGCGAAGGCGAAACTCGACGAGGCGGGGATGGAACCGCTCCGGCCGCGCGTCCGATTCCTCGACCGCAACGCCACCGAGGAGGCGTTCGAGGCGCTCATCGAGGCCGTCGACGGCGAGAAGCGCGTCTTCGAAGAGCACGTCGACGCCTTCGAGCTCTCCGCCGAGGAGGCCGAGGAACTCGCCCGGCAGGTCGAGATGGAGAACGGCGGCTACGGTTTCCTGCCGCCATCCTCCATCTACCACCGCTTCATGACCGGCCTCACCGGCGGGAAGATGTCCTCGTCGATTCCGGCGAGTCACATCAGTCTGCTCGACGACCCACAGGACGGCTACGACAAGGTCCGGTCGGCGACGACCGGCGGCCGCGAGACGGCCGACCTCCAGCGCGAACTCGGCGGCGAGGCCGACAAGTGTCCCGTCTACGAACTGTACGCCTACCTGCTGTCGGGCGACGACGACGAGTTCGCCAAGAGGGTGTACGACGAGTGCGTCGGCGGCGAGCGCCTCTGCGGCGGCTGTAAGGAACAGGCGGCCGAACTGATGTACGAGTTCCTCGAAGACCACCAGGAGAAACGCGAGGAGGCCGAAGAACTGCTCGACGCCCTGGATATCGACCTCGACTCGAAGCGAAGGGGTTCCGGCGGCGAGCACTGA
- a CDS encoding ABC transporter ATP-binding protein codes for MPAIELHGLTKRYGDGRRLPGRPRRDRREEREEEKPDGTLAVDDLSFTVESGEVFGYLGPNGAGKTTTIRTLLGFLSPTSGSASVLGAGVTDEAALLEVKRRVGYLPSEVEYDPGATGREIIDYHAALKGDVRSDELLDLFDAPVDRRVEEYSTGNKRKLGLVLAFMHDPELVVMDEPTSGLDPLMQERFYEFLAGEKTRGVTVFFSSHVLAEVRRVCDRVGILRDGRLVALEDVETLLDRSGKRVRVRTADALDADAFALDGVHDRERHDEKELAFTFTGEYDALLTELTRHSVVDIDVREAPLEDVFMRFYGDVDANEGEIEGGRSRPQTATAGGEFDG; via the coding sequence ATGCCAGCCATCGAACTCCACGGCCTGACGAAGCGCTACGGGGACGGGAGACGGCTCCCGGGTCGTCCCCGACGAGATCGGCGCGAAGAGCGCGAGGAGGAGAAGCCGGACGGAACGCTCGCCGTCGACGACCTCTCCTTTACCGTCGAATCGGGCGAGGTGTTCGGCTACCTCGGGCCGAACGGCGCGGGGAAGACGACGACCATCCGGACGCTGCTGGGTTTTCTGTCGCCCACCTCTGGGTCGGCGTCGGTGCTGGGCGCGGGCGTGACCGACGAAGCGGCGCTCTTGGAGGTAAAGCGGCGTGTCGGCTATCTCCCGAGCGAAGTCGAGTACGACCCCGGCGCGACGGGGCGCGAGATTATCGACTACCACGCGGCGCTGAAAGGTGACGTGCGGAGCGATGAGTTGCTCGACCTGTTCGACGCGCCCGTCGACCGCCGCGTCGAGGAGTACTCGACCGGTAACAAGCGCAAGCTCGGGTTGGTGCTGGCGTTCATGCACGACCCCGAGCTGGTCGTGATGGACGAACCGACCTCGGGGTTGGACCCGCTGATGCAGGAGCGGTTCTACGAGTTCCTCGCCGGCGAGAAGACCCGCGGCGTCACCGTGTTCTTCTCCTCGCACGTGCTCGCGGAGGTCCGCCGCGTCTGCGACCGAGTGGGAATCCTCCGCGACGGGCGGCTCGTCGCGCTCGAAGACGTCGAGACGCTTCTCGACCGCAGCGGCAAGCGCGTCCGGGTCCGCACCGCCGACGCGCTCGACGCGGACGCGTTCGCCCTCGACGGCGTCCACGACCGAGAGCGGCACGACGAAAAGGAGCTGGCGTTCACCTTCACTGGCGAGTACGACGCCCTCCTGACCGAGCTGACGCGTCACTCGGTCGTCGACATCGATGTCCGCGAAGCGCCGCTCGAAGACGTGTTCATGCGCTTCTACGGCGACGTGGACGCGAACGAGGGTGAGATCGAAGGCGGGCGGTCGCGTCCGCAGACGGCGACGGCCGGAGGTGAGTTCGATGGCTGA
- a CDS encoding PGF-CTERM sorting domain-containing protein codes for MVNLSATRSTVPSGEPVTFVATLQNPTSQPANHTVRLRLFGEVADVKTVTVPAGGTATVQFTRTILATGEHTARVGDQTATVTVTESQVATDDPETTSSTGVPGFGVGVTLAALLAVAALALRRE; via the coding sequence GTGGTTAACCTCTCGGCGACCCGGTCGACGGTCCCCTCGGGCGAGCCGGTAACGTTCGTCGCGACGCTCCAGAATCCGACTTCGCAACCGGCGAACCACACCGTTCGCCTCCGCCTGTTCGGTGAAGTCGCGGACGTGAAGACGGTCACCGTTCCCGCGGGCGGGACGGCGACGGTTCAGTTCACCCGGACCATCCTCGCAACGGGCGAGCACACCGCTCGCGTCGGCGACCAGACGGCCACCGTCACCGTCACCGAGTCGCAGGTCGCCACCGACGACCCCGAGACGACGAGTTCGACGGGCGTCCCCGGATTCGGCGTCGGCGTCACGCTCGCGGCGTTGCTGGCGGTCGCGGCGCTCGCGCTCCGGCGCGAGTGA
- a CDS encoding ABC transporter permease subunit has translation MAETETGVAAESEIERGRTASGNRLLAVARYEAGRKLRGSVVLSALLAFVAAMYVGLYPSITSSGVDLDAYIQSLPPAFQEAFGVETLTTIEGFLAVELYQFAWVLLLGVYVAYSAASLVADDVEHDRMDLLLSTPTPRGTVVVGKFLSMFVPVLVVNAVVFAAVLVGTTLVDEPIAVMDLLAAHALSVPYLLACSAIGLLLSVTLDRASTAQRGAIGVVFGLFLLETVTANTDFEWVGALAPTRYYDPTAILVNGEYGLAGAAVLVGATVVLVAAARAWFRRRDLA, from the coding sequence ATGGCTGAGACCGAGACGGGAGTCGCCGCCGAGTCCGAGATCGAGCGCGGGCGAACGGCGAGCGGAAACAGACTCCTCGCCGTCGCGCGCTACGAAGCGGGGCGAAAACTCCGCGGGAGCGTCGTACTCTCGGCGCTTCTCGCCTTCGTGGCCGCAATGTACGTCGGTCTCTACCCCTCCATCACCTCGTCGGGCGTCGACTTGGACGCGTACATCCAGTCGTTGCCGCCGGCGTTTCAGGAGGCGTTCGGCGTCGAGACACTCACCACCATCGAGGGATTCCTCGCCGTCGAACTGTACCAGTTCGCGTGGGTGCTCCTCCTGGGCGTGTACGTCGCCTACAGCGCGGCCTCTCTGGTCGCCGACGACGTGGAGCACGACCGGATGGACCTGCTGCTGTCGACGCCGACGCCGCGCGGCACCGTCGTCGTCGGCAAGTTCCTCTCGATGTTCGTGCCGGTTCTCGTCGTCAACGCCGTCGTCTTCGCGGCGGTGCTCGTCGGGACGACGCTCGTCGACGAACCCATCGCCGTGATGGATCTCTTGGCCGCGCACGCGCTGTCGGTGCCGTACCTGCTCGCCTGTTCGGCCATCGGCCTCCTGCTGTCGGTGACGCTCGACCGCGCGAGCACGGCCCAGCGCGGCGCTATCGGCGTCGTCTTCGGACTCTTCCTTCTGGAGACGGTGACGGCCAACACCGACTTCGAGTGGGTCGGCGCGCTCGCGCCGACGCGGTACTACGACCCGACGGCGATTCTCGTCAACGGCGAGTACGGCCTCGCCGGCGCGGCGGTATTAGTGGGTGCCACCGTCGTCCTCGTGGCCGCGGCGCGGGCGTGGTTCCGACGGAGGGACCTCGCGTGA
- the endA gene encoding tRNA-intron lyase, with the protein MHGHARDDAVRVGGNARQQFHDARGYGAPVEGNEIDLAPVEAAHLLYRGDLDSVDGDGFREFFVSTAEEKPRFALQFLVYADLRERGFYLSPAREPWVEIDAAGDPDCDFVVFPRGKDADDGVVEHRVRVVGERASVVAAEMAGYVFAVVDEESELTYLEATEHTYDGETTYELPTNLEGVLLDDRAVCWNAPADLFESGFYGQPLTGRDAAIEGAVQLSLLEAASLVADDALALGTADDYAAVVERGRTVEGERFDRRLRVYDALRERNVVPKTGFKFGADFRTYASVDSVEELGHSETLVRVVRPDHSFAPRDLSLDVRLAGGVRKRMVFALTDANEGIEWLSVARLTP; encoded by the coding sequence ATGCACGGTCACGCACGCGACGACGCCGTCCGTGTCGGCGGGAACGCCCGCCAACAGTTCCACGACGCGCGCGGCTACGGCGCTCCGGTCGAGGGAAACGAGATAGACCTCGCGCCGGTCGAAGCCGCTCACCTCCTCTATCGGGGTGACCTCGACAGCGTCGACGGCGACGGTTTCCGAGAGTTTTTCGTCTCGACGGCCGAGGAAAAGCCGCGGTTTGCGCTGCAGTTTCTCGTCTACGCCGACCTCCGCGAGCGGGGATTCTACCTCTCGCCCGCCCGCGAGCCGTGGGTCGAGATCGACGCCGCGGGCGACCCCGACTGCGACTTCGTCGTCTTTCCCCGCGGCAAGGACGCCGACGACGGCGTCGTCGAACACCGCGTCCGCGTCGTCGGCGAGCGCGCCTCCGTCGTCGCCGCCGAGATGGCAGGGTACGTGTTCGCCGTCGTCGACGAGGAGAGCGAACTGACGTATCTGGAGGCGACCGAGCACACCTACGACGGCGAGACGACGTACGAGTTGCCGACGAATCTGGAGGGCGTCCTCCTCGACGACCGAGCGGTCTGCTGGAACGCGCCCGCGGACCTCTTCGAGTCCGGATTCTACGGCCAGCCGCTGACCGGCCGCGACGCGGCTATCGAGGGCGCGGTCCAGCTCTCGCTGCTCGAAGCGGCGTCGCTCGTCGCCGACGACGCGCTCGCGCTCGGCACCGCCGACGACTACGCCGCCGTCGTCGAACGCGGCCGCACGGTCGAAGGCGAGCGCTTCGACCGTCGACTCCGCGTGTACGACGCGCTGCGCGAGCGAAACGTCGTTCCCAAGACCGGCTTCAAGTTCGGCGCGGATTTCCGGACGTACGCCTCCGTCGACTCCGTCGAGGAGCTCGGGCACTCCGAGACGCTCGTTCGCGTCGTTCGACCAGACCACTCCTTCGCGCCGCGGGACCTCTCGCTGGACGTTCGCCTCGCCGGCGGGGTCCGGAAGCGAATGGTTTTTGCGCTGACCGACGCCAACGAAGGCATAGAGTGGCTGTCGGTCGCTCGCCTGACACCGTAG
- a CDS encoding ornithine cyclodeaminase family protein, which yields MTPSPVRVLSDDDVSRLLSLSALLPVVEAAFVKQGRGEVERPPRPHFPVGTDETGENPAGTALTMPAYLHGSDTYATKLAAVHGGNAERGLPTVSAQIALMDARTGLPLSYMAGTRITNARTGCIGGLSAKYLAAGDGVRLGVVGAGTQARWQTRAIAAATNLDSVRIYSPSDSREACAADLRDEDELDGVEVQSVDSPESAVSDANVVVTATTSEEPVFPGSALEPGALVVAVGAYTVAMRELDAETMARAAQVFADVPEEAAETGDVADAGLSASDLTPLSDVFEGKSGRESDDEILVATSVGTAVLDAATAGHVYEAAEREDVGREVEL from the coding sequence ATGACTCCCAGCCCGGTTCGCGTGCTCTCGGACGACGACGTTTCCCGCTTGCTCTCGCTCTCGGCCCTCCTTCCGGTCGTCGAGGCGGCGTTCGTCAAACAGGGCCGCGGCGAGGTGGAGCGCCCGCCGCGACCGCACTTTCCCGTCGGAACCGACGAAACGGGTGAGAATCCGGCGGGGACGGCGCTGACGATGCCCGCGTACCTCCACGGCTCGGACACCTACGCGACGAAACTCGCCGCAGTCCACGGCGGCAACGCGGAGCGAGGGTTACCGACCGTCAGCGCCCAAATCGCGCTGATGGACGCGAGAACGGGACTGCCGCTGTCGTACATGGCCGGGACGCGTATCACGAACGCCCGAACCGGGTGTATCGGCGGTCTCTCGGCGAAGTACCTCGCCGCCGGAGACGGGGTTCGACTCGGTGTCGTCGGCGCGGGCACGCAGGCGCGCTGGCAAACCCGGGCGATTGCGGCGGCGACGAATCTCGACTCCGTCAGAATCTACTCGCCGAGCGACTCGCGCGAGGCGTGCGCGGCGGACTTGCGAGACGAGGACGAACTCGACGGTGTAGAGGTACAGTCTGTCGATTCGCCCGAATCGGCCGTCTCGGACGCGAACGTCGTCGTCACCGCGACGACGAGCGAGGAGCCCGTCTTCCCGGGGTCAGCGCTCGAACCCGGCGCGCTGGTCGTCGCCGTCGGCGCGTACACGGTGGCGATGCGCGAACTCGACGCGGAGACGATGGCGCGCGCGGCGCAGGTATTCGCGGACGTGCCCGAGGAGGCGGCGGAGACGGGCGACGTCGCCGACGCGGGGCTGTCAGCGTCGGATCTCACGCCGCTGTCGGACGTGTTCGAGGGGAAATCGGGACGCGAGAGCGACGACGAGATACTGGTCGCCACGAGCGTCGGTACTGCGGTGTTGGACGCGGCGACGGCGGGGCACGTGTACGAGGCGGCCGAGCGCGAAGACGTCGGGAGAGAAGTCGAACTGTAG
- a CDS encoding topoisomerase DNA-binding C4 zinc finger domain-containing protein — translation MSEEMRLFAGDCTTTFEGTREQTQRGHVVALVKPDGTVLVHDADGYQPVAWLTRADSVTVEADDSGFAVTARTDDQTLRVVSNAATGRASYPTTPAGIPVGDCPDCGGALVRTGGDVRCLDCGASHSLPAGAAVLDETCDDCGLPLMRVERGTTFECCIDYSCESLDDLVREEFDREWSCPDCGSDLRVRRAGGGPLLAGCDDYPACDTAFTIPAGVVVDDCDCGLPVFETARGRRCLDGTCERFRPET, via the coding sequence ATGTCCGAGGAGATGCGACTCTTCGCCGGTGACTGTACCACGACGTTCGAGGGCACACGCGAACAGACCCAGCGGGGGCACGTCGTCGCGCTCGTCAAACCCGACGGGACCGTCCTCGTCCACGACGCCGACGGCTACCAGCCGGTGGCGTGGCTCACCCGCGCCGACTCGGTCACCGTCGAAGCCGACGACTCCGGGTTCGCGGTCACCGCCCGAACCGACGATCAGACGCTCCGCGTGGTCTCGAACGCGGCGACCGGTCGCGCGAGTTATCCCACCACGCCTGCGGGAATCCCGGTCGGCGACTGCCCCGACTGCGGCGGTGCGCTCGTCCGAACCGGCGGCGACGTTCGCTGTCTCGACTGCGGGGCGTCGCACTCGCTGCCCGCGGGTGCGGCGGTGCTCGACGAGACGTGCGACGACTGCGGCCTCCCGCTGATGCGCGTCGAACGGGGGACCACCTTCGAGTGCTGTATCGACTACTCGTGCGAGTCACTGGACGACCTCGTGCGCGAGGAGTTCGACCGCGAGTGGAGCTGCCCGGACTGCGGGTCGGACCTTCGGGTGCGCCGGGCGGGCGGCGGTCCCCTGCTCGCGGGGTGCGACGACTACCCCGCCTGCGACACCGCGTTCACGATTCCGGCGGGCGTCGTCGTCGACGACTGCGACTGCGGCCTCCCGGTGTTCGAAACGGCGCGCGGGCGACGCTGTCTCGACGGCACGTGCGAGCGGTTTCGACCCGAGACCTGA